GTAAAGAAAACATTACAGGAAGGTGAAGAGGTTGTGGTCACGGCGAGAATATCCATGAAACCCACTTGTGTTGGTTTGCTCTTCTGGGAAGCTGTTTTAGTTTCTGTATTTTTTATTGTTCCTGAATCTGAAATTGCAATTCTGAAGAATGAAAATTTTAATTATCCAAACAGTTCGAACCAATTGATTATTTTAGCAATGCTGGGAGTGTTGGTTTTTTCTGTCTTTTTTGGTTTTCTTGGAACTTTTATTCGAAGA
This genomic interval from Nitrospinaceae bacterium contains the following:
- a CDS encoding PH domain-containing protein produces the protein MSYVKKTLQEGEEVVVTARISMKPTCVGLLFWEAVLVSVFFIVPESEIAILKNENFNYPNSSNQLIILAMLGVLVFSVFFGFLGTFIRRLAHEMVVTSSRIVHRKGLIFRNTEEMDRGAVESISLSQGMFGRIFNYGNVTVRGRGMGDVEMMSIDGPLKIRNSIQARK